A genomic stretch from Oryzias latipes chromosome 24, ASM223467v1 includes:
- the LOC101169655 gene encoding E3 ubiquitin-protein ligase rnf146 has protein sequence MAGCEGVDFSNAKLKGKAKEGSTTPECAICLQSCVHPVCLPCAHVFCFLCVKGASWQSKRCALCRQEIPEDFLERPVLLSPEELKAAAAGLGGSESRGVYAWYYEGLNGWWQYDGRTSGELEEAFLKNKKSIEMLIAGFLYVADLENMVQYRRNEHGRRRKIKRDVVNIPKKGVAGLRLEAPSIPTLAAVASATVERISSADGSDTEGQPQSSSVGIIASVTPIRPQTLLGRHLISPASTAPSSLEQVFSQLLINQPEGEEVEGDDDSQAYEIASGSSDIEEDCDEGGVDSAARRKRRHCPLRESQPTRISPRGGPPSSAVIPRCRSPDGSAV, from the coding sequence ATGGCAGGGTGTGAAGGAGTGGATTTTTCCAATGCAAAGTTGAAGGGGAAAGCTAAAGAAGGCTCCACTACCCCAGAGTGTGCTATCTGCCTGCAGAGCTGCGTTCATCCCGTCTGTCTCCCTTGCGCCCATGTCTTCTGCTTCCTGTGTGTAAAAGGCGCCTCCTGGCAGAGCAAGCGCTGCGCTCTCTGCCGACAGGAGATCCCAGAAGACTTTTTGGAGCGACCGGTCCTCCTTTCTCCTGAAGAActcaaagcagcagctgcagggctCGGTGGGAGTGAGTCCCGTGGGGTCTACGCGTGGTACTACGAGGGCCTCAACGGCTGGTGGCAGTATGACGGGAGGACCAGTGGAGAGTTGGAAGAAGCCTTTTTGAAGAACAAGAAAAGCATTGAGATGCTGATTGCAGGCTTTCTGTATGTGGCCGATCTAGAGAATATGGTGCAGTATCGCAGGAATGAGCATGGCCGTAGACGCAAAATAAAGAGGGATGTGGTGAATATCCCCAAAAAAGGAGTGGCAGGACTGAGGTTGGAAGCTCCTTCCATCCCTACTTTAGCGGCTGTTGCCTCTGCGACAGTAGAACGCATTAGCTCTGCTGATGGATCGGACACTGAAGGTCAGCCACAGTCTTCATCTGTTGGAATCATAGCTTCTGTTACTCCTATTAGACCCCAAACCCTGTTGGGACGCCACCTTATCAGTCCTGCGTCTACAGCCCCTTCCTCCTTGGAACAGGTTTTCTCCCAGCTTCTAATCAACCAGCCAGAGGGCGAAGAGGTGGAGGGTGACGATGACTCACAGGCATATGAGATTGCATCAGGAAGTAGTGATATCGAAGAAGACTGTGACGAAGGGGGAGTAGATTCTGCAGCACGGAGAAAACGCAGGCATTGTCCGCTAAGAGAGAGTCAGCCAACCAGAATCTCTCCTAGAGGAGGGCCGCCGAGCTCCGCCGTCATCCCCCGCTGCCGCAGCCCAGACGGCAGTGCAGTGTGA
- the cenpw gene encoding centromere protein W, with protein MLNKAPKLKSTIRAKAKGHINMGPASEAMIELLTLLFLNSLAEEAKAKAFEERSATIRGHHVRAVSKKVLKKARG; from the exons ATGTTAAACAAAGCcccaaaattaaaaagtacaATCAGAGCAAAAGCGAAAGGCCACATAAACATGGGACCTGCGTCAGAAGCGATG aTTGAATTGCTCACGTTGCTGTTCTTGAACAGCCTGGCTGAAGAGGCAAAGGCTAAAGCCTTTGAGGAGAGATCAGCAACGATCCGGGGTCATCATGTTAGAGCCGTCTCAAAG aaagttttgaaaaaggcaagaggatga
- the hddc2 gene encoding HD domain-containing protein 2 gives MAAPQEKAAGMSNMLKFLKIIGQLKRVPRTGWVYRKVKEPESVSDHMYRMAVMSLTITDPAVDKDRCIKLALVHDMAESIVGDIAPSDNVSKEEKHRREKEAMRHLTSLLPEGLKKEIYSLWEEYEFQSSSEARLVKQFDLLEMILQAHEYEELEGTPGRLQEFFDSTAGRFQHQDVLQLISSLDEERGRHTAKEEEEEGKNKQKLPSENVPT, from the exons ATGGCGGCCCCCCAGGAGAAAGCAGCCGGCATGAGTAACATgctcaaatttttaaaaattattggACAACTTAAA AGGGTTCCGCGGACCGGCTGGGTTTACCGGAAGGTGAAGGAACCCGAGAGTGTTTCTGACCACATGTATCGCATGGCCGTCATGTCCTTGACCATCACCGACCCGGCCGTGGACAAAGACAG atgtaTCAAACTGGCTCTTGTTCATGACATGGCAGAGTCAATTGTGGGCGACATTGCTCCATCAGACAATGTCagtaaagaagagaaacacagAAGAGAGAAG gAAGCTATGAGACATCTGACCAGTCTTCTGCCAGAGGGACTCAAAAAGGAGATTTATTCTTTATGGGAG GAATACGAGTTCCAGAGCAGCTCAGAAGCTCGGCTGGTGAAGCAGTTTGACCTCCTGGAGATGATCCTGCAGGCTCACGAGTACGAGGAGCTGGAGGGAACACCTGGAAGATTGCAGGAGTTCTTCGACTCCACTGCCG GTCGCTTTCAGCACCAAGACGTCCTCCAGCTGATCAGCTCTTTAGATGAAGAAAGGGGTCGTCACACGgccaaggaggaggaggaggagggcaaaaacaagcaaaaactcCCTTCAGAAAATGTTCCGACTTGA
- the tpd52l1 gene encoding tumor protein D53 isoform X1: MENRQQGLNLGMFYPPGEESNGRSSYREDLAPLVQNGENLTQWCKASPQERDQWCHTSVSYSDLWVTSSTWDMQENGSERGYLTAGFLDSEPLREADEDAASEVHLNNSTMTEEEREEIQQELVKLEEEIGTLKQVLSSKEKQQAELRQKLGITPLSELKNNFSRSWHDVQTSVAFKKTSETFSTAGQKTSAAFSTFGSAITRKLGDMSMAGLELLFPRRSNSIGYSVRHSVSMPTMRNSPSFKSFEEKVESTVSTIKTKVGGSGPGGNFEEVLSSAANASSQETPSNNLTDVSQVLES, from the exons ATGGAAAACCGACAACAAG GTTTGAATCTGGGTATGTTTTACCCCCCTGGTGAGGAGTCAAACGGCAGGAGCTCATACAGGGAGGACCTGGCTCCGCTGGTCCAAAATGGGGAGAACCTGACACAGTGGTGTAAAGCCTCACCTCAGGAGAGGGATCAGTGGTGTCACACATCTGTGTCCTACTCTGACCTGTGGGTCACATCCTCGACTTGGGACATGCAGGAAAACGGCTCAG AGCGAGGATACCTTACTGCAG GTTTTCTTGACTCTGAGCCTCTAAGAGAGGCGGACGAAGATGCAGCATCAGAAGTCCACCTCAATAACTCCACCATGacggaggaggagagggaggagaTTCAGCAGGAGCTGGTTAAA ctggaggaggagatcGGCACACTGAAGCAGGTGTTGTCTTCCAAAGAGAAGCAGCAGGCAGAGCTCAGGCAGAAGCTGGGCATCACTCCCCTGAGCGAGCTCAAGAACAACTTCAGCAGAAGCTGGCATGACGTGCAGACCTCTGTAGC ATTTAAGAAGACGTCTGAGACCTTTTCCACAGCAGGACAGAAGACATCGGCAGCCTTCAGCACCTTCGGCAGCGCCATCACCAGGAAGTTAGGAGACATGAG CATGGCTGGTCTAGAGTTACTGTTCCCACGGAG GTCCAACTCAATTGG CTACTCTGTCAGACATTCAGTGAGCATGCCCACCATGAG aaacTCTCCCAGCTTTAAGAGTTTTGAGGAAAAAGTTGAGAGTACCGTTTCCACTATCAAG ACCAAAGTTGGAGGTTCAGGTCCAGGCGGCAACTTTGAGGAAGTCCTCTCATCTGCAGCGAACGCCAGCTCTCAGGAAACGCCAAGCAACAACTTAACAGACGTCTCCCAGGTGCTAGAGAGCTAA
- the tpd52l1 gene encoding tumor protein D53 isoform X4 gives MENRQQERGYLTAGFLDSEPLREADEDAASEVHLNNSTMTEEEREEIQQELVKLEEEIGTLKQVLSSKEKQQAELRQKLGITPLSELKNNFSRSWHDVQTSVAFKKTSETFSTAGQKTSAAFSTFGSAITRKLGDMSMAGLELLFPRRSNSIGYSVRHSVSMPTMRNSPSFKSFEEKVESTVSTIKTKVGGSGPGGNFEEVLSSAANASSQETPSNNLTDVSQVLES, from the exons ATGGAAAACCGACAACAAG AGCGAGGATACCTTACTGCAG GTTTTCTTGACTCTGAGCCTCTAAGAGAGGCGGACGAAGATGCAGCATCAGAAGTCCACCTCAATAACTCCACCATGacggaggaggagagggaggagaTTCAGCAGGAGCTGGTTAAA ctggaggaggagatcGGCACACTGAAGCAGGTGTTGTCTTCCAAAGAGAAGCAGCAGGCAGAGCTCAGGCAGAAGCTGGGCATCACTCCCCTGAGCGAGCTCAAGAACAACTTCAGCAGAAGCTGGCATGACGTGCAGACCTCTGTAGC ATTTAAGAAGACGTCTGAGACCTTTTCCACAGCAGGACAGAAGACATCGGCAGCCTTCAGCACCTTCGGCAGCGCCATCACCAGGAAGTTAGGAGACATGAG CATGGCTGGTCTAGAGTTACTGTTCCCACGGAG GTCCAACTCAATTGG CTACTCTGTCAGACATTCAGTGAGCATGCCCACCATGAG aaacTCTCCCAGCTTTAAGAGTTTTGAGGAAAAAGTTGAGAGTACCGTTTCCACTATCAAG ACCAAAGTTGGAGGTTCAGGTCCAGGCGGCAACTTTGAGGAAGTCCTCTCATCTGCAGCGAACGCCAGCTCTCAGGAAACGCCAAGCAACAACTTAACAGACGTCTCCCAGGTGCTAGAGAGCTAA
- the tpd52l1 gene encoding tumor protein D53 isoform X5 gives MENRQQGFLDSEPLREADEDAASEVHLNNSTMTEEEREEIQQELVKLEEEIGTLKQVLSSKEKQQAELRQKLGITPLSELKNNFSRSWHDVQTSVAFKKTSETFSTAGQKTSAAFSTFGSAITRKLGDMSMAGLELLFPRRSNSIGYSVRHSVSMPTMRNSPSFKSFEEKVESTVSTIKTKVGGSGPGGNFEEVLSSAANASSQETPSNNLTDVSQVLES, from the exons ATGGAAAACCGACAACAAG GTTTTCTTGACTCTGAGCCTCTAAGAGAGGCGGACGAAGATGCAGCATCAGAAGTCCACCTCAATAACTCCACCATGacggaggaggagagggaggagaTTCAGCAGGAGCTGGTTAAA ctggaggaggagatcGGCACACTGAAGCAGGTGTTGTCTTCCAAAGAGAAGCAGCAGGCAGAGCTCAGGCAGAAGCTGGGCATCACTCCCCTGAGCGAGCTCAAGAACAACTTCAGCAGAAGCTGGCATGACGTGCAGACCTCTGTAGC ATTTAAGAAGACGTCTGAGACCTTTTCCACAGCAGGACAGAAGACATCGGCAGCCTTCAGCACCTTCGGCAGCGCCATCACCAGGAAGTTAGGAGACATGAG CATGGCTGGTCTAGAGTTACTGTTCCCACGGAG GTCCAACTCAATTGG CTACTCTGTCAGACATTCAGTGAGCATGCCCACCATGAG aaacTCTCCCAGCTTTAAGAGTTTTGAGGAAAAAGTTGAGAGTACCGTTTCCACTATCAAG ACCAAAGTTGGAGGTTCAGGTCCAGGCGGCAACTTTGAGGAAGTCCTCTCATCTGCAGCGAACGCCAGCTCTCAGGAAACGCCAAGCAACAACTTAACAGACGTCTCCCAGGTGCTAGAGAGCTAA
- the tpd52l1 gene encoding tumor protein D53 isoform X2, whose protein sequence is MENRQQGLNLGMFYPPGEESNGRSSYREDLAPLVQNGENLTQWCKASPQERDQWCHTSVSYSDLWVTSSTWDMQENGSERGYLTAGFLDSEPLREADEDAASEVHLNNSTMTEEEREEIQQELVKLEEEIGTLKQVLSSKEKQQAELRQKLGITPLSELKNNFSRSWHDVQTSVAFKKTSETFSTAGQKTSAAFSTFGSAITRKLGDMRSNSIGYSVRHSVSMPTMRNSPSFKSFEEKVESTVSTIKTKVGGSGPGGNFEEVLSSAANASSQETPSNNLTDVSQVLES, encoded by the exons ATGGAAAACCGACAACAAG GTTTGAATCTGGGTATGTTTTACCCCCCTGGTGAGGAGTCAAACGGCAGGAGCTCATACAGGGAGGACCTGGCTCCGCTGGTCCAAAATGGGGAGAACCTGACACAGTGGTGTAAAGCCTCACCTCAGGAGAGGGATCAGTGGTGTCACACATCTGTGTCCTACTCTGACCTGTGGGTCACATCCTCGACTTGGGACATGCAGGAAAACGGCTCAG AGCGAGGATACCTTACTGCAG GTTTTCTTGACTCTGAGCCTCTAAGAGAGGCGGACGAAGATGCAGCATCAGAAGTCCACCTCAATAACTCCACCATGacggaggaggagagggaggagaTTCAGCAGGAGCTGGTTAAA ctggaggaggagatcGGCACACTGAAGCAGGTGTTGTCTTCCAAAGAGAAGCAGCAGGCAGAGCTCAGGCAGAAGCTGGGCATCACTCCCCTGAGCGAGCTCAAGAACAACTTCAGCAGAAGCTGGCATGACGTGCAGACCTCTGTAGC ATTTAAGAAGACGTCTGAGACCTTTTCCACAGCAGGACAGAAGACATCGGCAGCCTTCAGCACCTTCGGCAGCGCCATCACCAGGAAGTTAGGAGACATGAG GTCCAACTCAATTGG CTACTCTGTCAGACATTCAGTGAGCATGCCCACCATGAG aaacTCTCCCAGCTTTAAGAGTTTTGAGGAAAAAGTTGAGAGTACCGTTTCCACTATCAAG ACCAAAGTTGGAGGTTCAGGTCCAGGCGGCAACTTTGAGGAAGTCCTCTCATCTGCAGCGAACGCCAGCTCTCAGGAAACGCCAAGCAACAACTTAACAGACGTCTCCCAGGTGCTAGAGAGCTAA
- the tpd52l1 gene encoding tumor protein D53 isoform X3, which yields MENRQQGLNLGMFYPPGEESNGRSSYREDLAPLVQNGENLTQWCKASPQERDQWCHTSVSYSDLWVTSSTWDMQENGSERGYLTAGFLDSEPLREADEDAASEVHLNNSTMTEEEREEIQQELVKLEEEIGTLKQVLSSKEKQQAELRQKLGITPLSELKNNFSRSWHDVQTSVAFKKTSETFSTAGQKTSAAFSTFGSAITRKLGDMRNSPSFKSFEEKVESTVSTIKTKVGGSGPGGNFEEVLSSAANASSQETPSNNLTDVSQVLES from the exons ATGGAAAACCGACAACAAG GTTTGAATCTGGGTATGTTTTACCCCCCTGGTGAGGAGTCAAACGGCAGGAGCTCATACAGGGAGGACCTGGCTCCGCTGGTCCAAAATGGGGAGAACCTGACACAGTGGTGTAAAGCCTCACCTCAGGAGAGGGATCAGTGGTGTCACACATCTGTGTCCTACTCTGACCTGTGGGTCACATCCTCGACTTGGGACATGCAGGAAAACGGCTCAG AGCGAGGATACCTTACTGCAG GTTTTCTTGACTCTGAGCCTCTAAGAGAGGCGGACGAAGATGCAGCATCAGAAGTCCACCTCAATAACTCCACCATGacggaggaggagagggaggagaTTCAGCAGGAGCTGGTTAAA ctggaggaggagatcGGCACACTGAAGCAGGTGTTGTCTTCCAAAGAGAAGCAGCAGGCAGAGCTCAGGCAGAAGCTGGGCATCACTCCCCTGAGCGAGCTCAAGAACAACTTCAGCAGAAGCTGGCATGACGTGCAGACCTCTGTAGC ATTTAAGAAGACGTCTGAGACCTTTTCCACAGCAGGACAGAAGACATCGGCAGCCTTCAGCACCTTCGGCAGCGCCATCACCAGGAAGTTAGGAGACATGAG aaacTCTCCCAGCTTTAAGAGTTTTGAGGAAAAAGTTGAGAGTACCGTTTCCACTATCAAG ACCAAAGTTGGAGGTTCAGGTCCAGGCGGCAACTTTGAGGAAGTCCTCTCATCTGCAGCGAACGCCAGCTCTCAGGAAACGCCAAGCAACAACTTAACAGACGTCTCCCAGGTGCTAGAGAGCTAA